The genomic interval TTCTTAAATAAAAATATATAAAAGCCTGATAACAGTAGCCCTGAGATGTTATTTCTTGGTCAAGCGGCATCGCAAATGTTTCATAGGCAACTATGGTGGATAAAACAAAAAAAGGATATGCAGGCATAATTCCTTTACCAATATTTTTCCCTAAAATGGAATCTATAAGCTCTATGTTTTTATCAATGATCTGATAATTATCTTTAACTTCCTTATCTGTTAAACCTACCCACTTTTCAACTAATTCATATCTCAGAGTAGGTTTAAGTGCATTTATTCTAAAAGAAATAAATGAAGAAGTAAGCTCTTCATCTCTAATATTCAAAACAAAAATATCATCAACAAAGATGATACAACGGGGGTATACAGATAAATCTTTTATATGCCTTTCCTTATCTTTAGCATGATGAAAATCATCTATTATTGGGATTATTCGTTCTTTATCAATTTCATTTACATCAATATCTTTATATTGTTTACGAAGCAAATCTGAAATTCTATTTTCTATTTCCCCCAAAAAATAAATATTTTTATCATATACATAAACAGGGATGAAATTTCGATTTCGTAGCTCTCTAAATATCTTTTTACCTAATGTTGTTTTCCCTGATAGATTTTCTCCGGCGATAACAATCTGGGGATAGTCTAAAATATTTTTTAATAATTTCTCCGAATTTATTTTTTCCTGGTGTTCTTTTAAACTATTATATTTATCCAATTCAGGATATATAAATATATCATCTAAAAAAACATTCTCTTTTTTAGGATGTGCTTTTGTTAACATCTCTGTATTATTTAAGAATTTTTCAAATTCTTCTTCCGTTTTCAACTGCTTTATTTTTCTTTCTTTCTCAATTATCTTTTTTAATCCATCGTAAACATCCTGCCACGCTTCATCTCTGTTCTGAAATTTTGAGACGGGCATCCCATCTGTAGGTAAAGCCAACAATTTAGAAATGTCTTTATAATCTTTCCAACCGCAATGAGACAAAATGATTGGAACAACTTGAATTCCCTTCTTTTTTCTTAATTCCAATGATTTCTTTTTCTCATCTATACAGCATTCTGAAGAAAGGAAATTTTTTGAAATAAATAAACAGATAATATCTGCATTTTCTAAATTTTTATCAATTTTATTCTGATAATCTTCACCTGGTAATATTGCACAGTCATACCACTCGTCTATTAAACCATTATCTCTAAGTGGAGCAATTTGTTTTTTAAATTGTTCAATATAAGAATTTTCAGAATTATTGTCTAGATGTGAGTAACTAATAAAAAGCTTTAATTTTTTGTTTTGTTCTATAATATTTTCCTTGGGACATGATTCTACAAACTGGATTAGCTCGGTTTGATTTCCCATCGTTATTCCCTCTTAATAAAATAGCCCTCTATGATACCACATAATAAT from Candidatus Methanoperedens sp. carries:
- a CDS encoding TIR domain-containing protein, with amino-acid sequence MGNQTELIQFVESCPKENIIEQNKKLKLFISYSHLDNNSENSYIEQFKKQIAPLRDNGLIDEWYDCAILPGEDYQNKIDKNLENADIICLFISKNFLSSECCIDEKKKSLELRKKKGIQVVPIILSHCGWKDYKDISKLLALPTDGMPVSKFQNRDEAWQDVYDGLKKIIEKERKIKQLKTEEEFEKFLNNTEMLTKAHPKKENVFLDDIFIYPELDKYNSLKEHQEKINSEKLLKNILDYPQIVIAGENLSGKTTLGKKIFRELRNRNFIPVYVYDKNIYFLGEIENRISDLLRKQYKDIDVNEIDKERIIPIIDDFHHAKDKERHIKDLSVYPRCIIFVDDIFVLNIRDEELTSSFISFRINALKPTLRYELVEKWVGLTDKEVKDNYQIIDKNIELIDSILGKNIGKGIMPAYPFFVLSTIVAYETFAMPLDQEITSQGYCYQAFIYFYLRKNGVKSDDIDSYINFLTELAFYIYKEKNEELTPDNFISFMELYVSKFNLAIERETLLENLSQIVLKDGFGNYSFRYLYLYYFFVAKYFADHIEDDKVKEEIEKLIKNLHVDENAYITIFITHHSKNINILKGIECEALGLFDKYKLATLTKDEVKFFDEQADIIVKAALPPANITPQKKRMEVFKIKDELEKFQEDREKEDIDDEDPFETELRRAIKTVEVMGCIIRNRAGSLEKVKLEKIFAEGMSVHLRILSCAFEIIENEDEQKAAFDYILKRLRKIIEKNKEVNIKLSEDQLKKQAKIIYWNLNFLIVYGIIYKIVHSLGSDKLIGIMNKVCDEINTPASFLVKHGILMGYNKNLQIDKLMKRIGEEDFSEIAKRTIKYIIVNHCSIHKINQRERQRIESLIGIPAKKLLPKN